From the Planktothrix tepida PCC 9214 genome, one window contains:
- a CDS encoding F390 synthetase-related protein, with amino-acid sequence MKRTLTILKHYLQTKYFRQFNSREQLLTWQNQQVQKFFNKVLPKSPFYQQYYQGLEISDWQNFPMIDKAKMMENFDQLNTVGISASEAFEIALKAEQTRDFNSNLYGYTVGLSTGTSGNRGLFLVSSQEQWIWAGTILAKLLPNFILYPEKIAFFLRANSRLYETVKSRHLQFQFFDLLDPITNHIQRLNHYQPTLLVAPASLLRLLAESQAQGCLKISPKKIVSVAEVLDPLDADYMSGVFNQMIHQVYQCTEGFLGYTCDYGTLHLNEDIVAIQKDYLDDNQSRFMPIITDFRRKTQPIIRYKLNDILVERKTPCQCGSILMAIERIEGRQDDIFYLPHQSTNEWVRIFPDFIRRTIIMVSADIEDYQVMQLSFNRIEVALKVRNREKDVIQEEVKKSLKSLFERLHCEMPEIVFLDEFPAIPIGQKRRRVWQLQKPGF; translated from the coding sequence ATGAAACGCACATTAACCATTCTTAAACATTATTTACAAACAAAATATTTTAGACAATTCAACAGCCGAGAACAATTATTAACTTGGCAAAATCAACAGGTTCAGAAGTTTTTCAATAAGGTTTTGCCAAAATCTCCCTTTTATCAACAGTATTATCAAGGTTTAGAAATTTCTGATTGGCAAAATTTTCCGATGATTGATAAAGCAAAAATGATGGAAAACTTTGATCAACTTAATACCGTTGGAATTTCAGCCTCAGAAGCCTTTGAAATAGCGTTAAAAGCTGAACAAACACGGGATTTTAACTCTAATTTATACGGCTATACCGTTGGATTATCAACGGGAACCAGTGGAAATCGAGGATTATTTTTAGTTAGTTCTCAGGAACAATGGATTTGGGCTGGAACCATTTTAGCTAAATTATTACCCAATTTTATTTTATACCCTGAAAAAATTGCATTTTTTCTGAGGGCAAATAGTCGATTATATGAAACGGTAAAAAGTCGGCATTTGCAGTTCCAATTCTTTGATTTATTAGACCCAATTACCAACCATATTCAACGATTAAATCATTATCAACCCACACTTTTAGTTGCACCTGCTTCTTTATTAAGATTATTAGCGGAATCTCAAGCACAAGGCTGTTTAAAAATATCACCAAAAAAAATAGTTTCTGTTGCAGAAGTGCTTGATCCTTTAGATGCTGATTATATGAGCGGTGTTTTTAATCAAATGATTCATCAAGTTTATCAATGTACAGAAGGATTTTTAGGTTATACCTGTGATTATGGAACTTTACATCTCAATGAGGATATTGTTGCTATTCAGAAAGACTATTTAGATGATAATCAATCTCGATTTATGCCGATTATAACCGATTTTAGACGCAAAACGCAACCGATAATCCGTTATAAACTGAATGATATTTTAGTCGAACGTAAAACACCCTGTCAATGTGGATCAATATTAATGGCAATTGAACGAATTGAAGGACGACAGGATGATATTTTTTATCTACCTCATCAGTCTACAAATGAATGGGTAAGAATTTTTCCTGATTTTATTCGGAGGACAATTATTATGGTTTCTGCGGATATTGAAGATTATCAAGTCATGCAGTTAAGTTTTAATCGGATAGAAGTTGCTTTGAAAGTTAGAAATCGAGAAAAAGATGTGATTCAAGAAGAGGTTAAGAAATCGTTAAAATCACTTTTTGAACGTCTGCACTGTGAGATGCCTGAAATTGTATTTCTTGATGAATTTCCGGCTATTCCAATAGGTCAAAAACGCCGAAGAGTTTGGCAACTTCAGAAACCGGGTTTCTAA
- a CDS encoding AAA family ATPase, whose translation MLEHIEIQNFRCFEDTKILGFKRVNLIGGKNNAGKTAFLEALLLHNFPRPKSIIELKKIRRESSEISKSRPERTWDNFFLDQSHQGQIKISGGDSENLKTIELSISDTINSEDQQDIKKLIDFISQNESVTSLNIKVIQNQEKISESSVISSSNGIISVNGSDSIDIPIIPSGLRMSNQELAEAYDKARLDEKDGEVLKLLQILDSSIQEVDSFLIGEPTLYLRSINKRRLPISLYGDAIIRATTMILKLINNNHKILLIDEIENGIHYTNQREFWRTLFRLSQALDTQIFATTHSLEMIQAFGDVGLETDEEMSAYFELARHPKTNNIIGIKRDVETLKYALEHGKGVRGE comes from the coding sequence ATGCTTGAACATATAGAAATTCAAAATTTTAGATGTTTTGAAGATACTAAAATTTTAGGGTTTAAACGAGTGAATTTAATTGGAGGTAAAAATAACGCAGGAAAAACAGCTTTTTTAGAAGCTTTACTGCTGCATAACTTTCCTCGCCCTAAAAGTATAATTGAACTGAAGAAAATTAGGAGAGAATCTTCAGAGATTTCAAAATCAAGACCTGAACGGACTTGGGATAATTTTTTTTTAGATCAAAGCCATCAAGGGCAAATAAAAATTAGTGGTGGAGATTCAGAAAATTTGAAAACGATAGAGCTTTCTATTTCGGATACAATTAACTCTGAAGATCAACAAGATATAAAAAAATTGATTGACTTTATTTCTCAAAATGAATCAGTAACATCACTTAATATTAAAGTCATTCAAAATCAAGAGAAAATATCTGAATCTTCGGTAATTTCAAGCTCTAACGGAATAATTTCAGTGAATGGTTCAGACTCCATTGATATACCCATTATCCCCTCTGGTTTAAGAATGTCGAATCAAGAGTTAGCTGAAGCTTATGATAAAGCTCGTTTAGATGAAAAAGATGGTGAAGTTTTAAAATTATTACAAATTCTTGATTCATCAATTCAAGAAGTCGATAGTTTTTTGATTGGTGAACCTACTTTATATTTAAGAAGCATCAATAAACGTCGTTTACCGATTTCACTTTATGGAGATGCTATTATTCGGGCTACAACTATGATTTTAAAATTAATTAATAATAATCATAAAATTTTATTAATTGATGAAATAGAAAATGGGATACATTATACTAATCAACGAGAATTCTGGAGAACCTTATTTCGGCTATCACAAGCACTAGATACTCAAATTTTTGCCACTACCCACAGTTTAGAAATGATTCAAGCTTTTGGAGATGTAGGCTTAGAAACAGATGAGGAAATGAGTGCTTATTTTGAACTAGCCAGACATCCTAAAACCAACAATATTATAGGGATTAAAAGGGATGTAGAAACTCTAAAATATGCTTTAGAACATGGAAAAGGAGTTAGAGGTGAGTAA
- a CDS encoding DUF3226 domain-containing protein: MSNLLIVESKNDKFFLQALIKKLNYDIEIDAPICIDDYECLEGLSEKRLVEALKSLLADIQKRQISKIGIVIDIDHYSKQDRLQFINQCLGQVFPLNHEFSDISQFITVNIPDYDSIKIACYFTNVEGQGELETVLKLIKTQESLYADCLDSWRTCLKSNNKSISDKDYDKFWISLYLRFDTCSRRDRYQAERKCSMTNFNYIMENKQDIWNFNHPVLDEIKDFLRLFVTES, encoded by the coding sequence GTGAGTAATCTTTTAATTGTGGAAAGTAAAAATGATAAATTTTTTCTTCAAGCTCTAATTAAAAAGCTAAATTATGATATTGAGATTGATGCTCCTATTTGTATTGATGACTATGAGTGTTTAGAAGGATTAAGTGAAAAAAGGCTAGTAGAGGCTTTAAAGTCCTTGTTAGCTGATATCCAGAAAAGACAAATTAGTAAAATTGGAATTGTGATCGATATTGATCACTATTCTAAGCAAGACCGTTTACAATTTATTAATCAATGTTTAGGGCAGGTTTTTCCTTTAAATCATGAATTTTCTGATATATCACAATTTATAACGGTCAATATTCCTGACTATGATTCTATTAAAATCGCTTGCTATTTTACTAATGTAGAAGGTCAAGGAGAGTTAGAAACTGTTTTAAAACTGATTAAAACCCAAGAATCTCTTTATGCAGATTGTTTAGACAGTTGGCGAACTTGTTTAAAAAGTAATAATAAATCGATTAGTGATAAAGACTATGATAAATTTTGGATTAGTCTTTATCTTAGATTTGATACTTGTTCCCGTCGAGATCGATATCAAGCAGAACGAAAATGCAGCATGACAAATTTTAACTATATTATGGAAAATAAACAAGATATCTGGAATTTTAATCACCCTGTTCTGGATGAGATCAAAGATTTTTTACGTCTTTTCGTTACTGAGAGTTGA